Proteins from a single region of Methanoculleus taiwanensis:
- a CDS encoding TIGR04282 family arsenosugar biosynthesis glycosyltransferase, translated as MAKAPYPGYVKTRLAPLLSPDEAAELYESFLLDSIEQLGRASGIAPFVAYTPRDAEPYFSVIVPQGYALIAQPAGDLGTRLAHVAEALFGLGATAVVLLGSDSPTLPVEFVHRAFRRLVDADLVLGPSTDGGYYLIGMRRSIPGLFADIPWSTGRVAACTCARAGGLGATVSLLEPWYDIDTPEDLYRLSRTLAGSPGDIPPARHTRSALLRFGLLPPPVAAHAR; from the coding sequence ATGGCCAAAGCGCCATACCCTGGCTATGTCAAGACCCGCCTCGCACCCCTGCTCTCTCCGGACGAGGCGGCGGAGCTCTATGAAAGTTTTCTGCTCGATTCGATCGAACAACTCGGCCGGGCGAGCGGCATCGCCCCGTTCGTCGCCTACACCCCGCGGGACGCGGAGCCCTACTTCTCCGTGATCGTGCCGCAGGGGTATGCGCTGATCGCCCAGCCCGCCGGGGACCTCGGCACCCGCCTCGCCCACGTAGCGGAGGCACTCTTCGGGCTCGGTGCGACCGCGGTGGTGCTGCTCGGCAGCGATTCGCCGACACTCCCGGTAGAGTTCGTTCACCGTGCGTTCAGGAGGCTTGTCGACGCTGATCTGGTTCTTGGCCCGTCGACCGACGGAGGCTACTATCTCATAGGAATGCGAAGATCGATCCCCGGTCTCTTTGCCGATATCCCGTGGAGTACCGGGCGTGTTGCCGCGTGCACCTGCGCCCGTGCCGGGGGACTCGGGGCGACGGTATCCCTTCTTGAACCGTGGTACGATATCGATACGCCGGAAGATCTGTACCGCCTCTCCCGCACGCTCGCCGGGTCGCCAGGGGATATACCCCCTGCCCGGCATACCCGTTCCGCGCTTCTCCGGTTCGGACTGCTGCCGCCGCCGGTTGCCGCTCACGCCCGGTGA
- a CDS encoding HAMP domain-containing protein — MTPWQQSIQTKLTVSFIVLILVISGLTFVFTYGETKSALKETTQDELKALAVIIATQIDGDAMAAFQPGDEEMAEFIAIRDQLDTIRSSNPEILYLYTMRSVGDTVEFVVDADYGIDDGAAIGDLYDEAGSDLLAGFTAPSADSEFTTDQWGTVLSGYAPIKDSAGAVVGLVGVDMDSSRVIDRQDFIGNTIFVVIGIAILVAGGFIALFSRTIIRDIKKLNETANAISMGNTDVSVDVERKDEIGELAESFGRMVASLKIMMMDPEDGTK; from the coding sequence TTGACACCGTGGCAGCAGAGTATTCAGACCAAGCTGACGGTCAGCTTCATCGTCCTGATCCTTGTCATATCGGGACTTACGTTTGTGTTCACGTACGGAGAGACGAAATCGGCGCTCAAGGAGACGACGCAGGACGAGCTGAAAGCGCTCGCAGTGATCATCGCAACCCAGATTGACGGCGACGCGATGGCGGCGTTCCAGCCCGGCGACGAGGAGATGGCGGAGTTTATAGCCATTCGTGACCAGCTCGACACCATCCGGTCTTCAAACCCCGAGATTCTCTATCTCTATACGATGCGTTCGGTTGGGGATACCGTCGAGTTCGTCGTGGATGCCGACTACGGTATCGATGACGGGGCTGCGATCGGCGATCTCTACGATGAAGCGGGCTCCGACCTGCTCGCCGGATTTACCGCCCCCTCTGCAGACAGCGAGTTCACCACCGATCAGTGGGGCACCGTTCTTTCCGGGTACGCTCCCATTAAGGACTCGGCCGGCGCCGTCGTCGGGCTCGTGGGCGTCGACATGGACAGCTCCCGGGTGATCGACCGCCAGGACTTCATCGGAAACACCATCTTTGTGGTCATCGGCATAGCCATCCTCGTTGCCGGTGGGTTCATCGCCCTCTTCTCGAGGACGATCATCCGCGATATCAAGAAACTGAACGAAACGGCAAATGCGATCAGCATGGGCAACACCGACGTCTCCGTCGACGTCGAGCGGAAAGACGAGATCGGCGAGCTTGCGGAGTCCTTCGGCCGGATGGTAGCGAGCCTCAAGATCATGATGATGGATCCTGAGGACGGGACAAAATAG
- a CDS encoding methyltransferase domain-containing protein, whose translation MKLLFELSGEHPDLPVAELACVGTLLDRRTQVAVAECPDPGKTSRLALTHVVSEYLGECEATKEALADLLRDLSLRTDRPFAGRVKKVHGAGMDTPQLELERMIGGMITGPVSLRHPEEEYRALVSDDRCYFGRVIHRIDRGAFEYRNPMRRPFFHPGVMMPRTARAIVNLSLVREGELLCDPFCGTGGILLEAESIGVLPVGSDFDPMMVEGCRRNLPRAPVILADATRLPFADSSIDAVVTDLPYGQSVRIQADSMDSLYAGAFAEIRRILRPGRRAVVVTHRDVTPIAAREFDVLETHLQRVHKSLTRRIMVLG comes from the coding sequence ATGAAACTCCTCTTCGAACTCTCCGGCGAACACCCGGATCTCCCGGTTGCGGAGCTTGCATGCGTCGGCACCCTGCTCGACCGGCGGACGCAGGTGGCGGTGGCCGAGTGCCCCGACCCGGGAAAAACGTCCCGGCTCGCACTCACGCACGTCGTTTCCGAGTATCTCGGCGAGTGCGAGGCGACGAAAGAGGCGCTCGCCGACCTCCTGCGGGATCTCTCCCTGAGAACCGACCGGCCGTTCGCCGGCAGGGTGAAGAAGGTGCATGGAGCCGGGATGGATACCCCGCAGCTCGAGCTCGAACGGATGATTGGCGGCATGATCACAGGGCCGGTCTCGCTCCGACATCCCGAAGAGGAGTATCGTGCCCTCGTCTCCGACGACCGCTGTTACTTCGGCCGGGTGATACACCGGATCGACCGGGGAGCATTCGAGTACCGCAATCCCATGCGGCGGCCGTTTTTCCATCCGGGCGTGATGATGCCCCGGACGGCACGGGCTATCGTCAACCTCTCTCTCGTCCGGGAAGGCGAGCTCCTCTGCGACCCCTTCTGCGGCACCGGAGGCATTCTCCTCGAAGCGGAGTCTATCGGTGTTCTGCCAGTCGGCAGCGACTTCGATCCGATGATGGTCGAGGGGTGCCGCAGAAACCTTCCCCGTGCACCCGTGATCCTTGCCGATGCGACGAGGTTGCCCTTCGCCGATAGTTCGATAGACGCCGTGGTGACCGACCTCCCCTACGGTCAGTCGGTGCGGATACAGGCCGATAGCATGGACAGCCTCTACGCCGGGGCGTTTGCTGAGATCCGGCGTATCCTCCGGCCTGGCCGGCGGGCGGTCGTCGTCACCCACCGGGACGTGACACCGATCGCAGCCCGGGAGTTCGATGTCCTCGAGACCCACCTCCAGCGGGTCCACAAGAGTCTGACGCGGCGTATCATGGTACTCGGGTAA
- a CDS encoding DUF2795 domain-containing protein has product MEVTVVAQQRESVSPAYVQKFLSGMDYPASKQEIIDHAKKNNSAADVSSGIGQVK; this is encoded by the coding sequence ATGGAGGTGACAGTTGTGGCTCAGCAGCGAGAGAGTGTCAGTCCGGCATATGTCCAGAAGTTCCTTTCCGGGATGGACTATCCTGCAAGCAAGCAGGAGATTATAGACCACGCAAAGAAGAACAACTCTGCCGCGGATGTCAGTTCAGGAATCGGCCAGGTCAAGTAA
- a CDS encoding roadblock/LC7 domain-containing protein, protein MIDRLPPGTSIGEMQAPLEWIYSHTTRFVGIVVITVQDGKGFILVRKGAPLAYYFRYAANVLRGPAARKYFSQQPLIDFTMRRYSHDEFQAAYAACSAEGLVSAYSDEESAKAGDSECLPAEETPVRQASPPSPPGGGAGEPRSELSGFDPARLLAEPGIIAAARFAEGLVIRSAGDADFDYLVATAEDMIRWASELGSIADMGSFVQMTSFYREGNVLITPFGKDYLCIVARPELHFGQIRKMLRDLTALA, encoded by the coding sequence ATGATCGACAGACTGCCCCCGGGAACGAGCATCGGAGAGATGCAGGCACCGCTTGAGTGGATATATTCGCATACCACCCGATTCGTCGGAATCGTCGTGATCACGGTTCAGGACGGAAAAGGGTTCATTCTGGTGCGGAAGGGGGCGCCTCTTGCATACTACTTCCGGTATGCGGCCAATGTGCTCCGGGGGCCTGCCGCCAGGAAGTATTTCTCACAGCAGCCTCTCATCGACTTTACCATGCGGCGCTACTCACACGACGAATTCCAGGCAGCCTACGCCGCCTGCTCGGCCGAGGGGCTCGTATCTGCATACAGCGACGAGGAGTCTGCAAAGGCCGGAGATTCGGAATGCCTGCCGGCGGAGGAGACTCCGGTTCGGCAAGCCTCGCCACCATCGCCGCCGGGGGGTGGCGCCGGAGAGCCCCGGAGTGAACTCTCGGGCTTCGACCCCGCCCGCCTCCTGGCCGAGCCCGGGATCATAGCAGCCGCCCGCTTTGCCGAGGGACTCGTCATCCGTTCGGCAGGAGATGCTGATTTCGACTACCTCGTTGCCACGGCGGAGGATATGATCCGCTGGGCGTCCGAGCTTGGCTCGATCGCTGATATGGGCTCCTTTGTACAGATGACCAGTTTCTACCGCGAGGGGAACGTACTCATCACCCCGTTTGGCAAGGATTACCTCTGTATTGTAGCACGACCGGAACTGCACTTCGGACAGATCCGAAAGATGTTGCGCGATCTCACAGCGCTTGCATGA
- a CDS encoding diacylglycerol/polyprenol kinase family protein → MNDEVFRQTVHFLMGVLGAAILITVQPRTALIFLGVVLFIGFAVQDILTRGYRIPALVVLVDEAERRGKVPMKGGIAYAISALLCYTAFGPFYTAIGLVTLGVLDSVSTLVGIRVGKHTLYRKKSVEGTLSGIILTFAILAFFIPPWTALFVAVVAGVVEAFSPIDDNLIIPLATCIVLALCCFTV, encoded by the coding sequence ATGAACGACGAGGTCTTCCGGCAGACGGTTCATTTCCTGATGGGTGTACTCGGGGCTGCAATCCTCATCACCGTACAGCCGAGAACCGCCCTGATCTTCCTCGGCGTCGTTCTGTTCATCGGATTTGCCGTCCAGGACATCTTAACCCGCGGCTACAGGATCCCGGCGCTCGTCGTCCTTGTGGACGAGGCTGAACGACGGGGAAAAGTGCCGATGAAGGGCGGCATCGCCTACGCGATCAGTGCACTCCTCTGTTACACCGCCTTTGGTCCGTTCTATACCGCTATCGGTCTCGTCACCCTCGGGGTTCTCGACAGCGTCTCGACGCTCGTCGGCATCAGGGTCGGGAAGCACACGCTCTACCGGAAAAAATCGGTCGAAGGGACGCTTTCCGGGATTATTCTGACCTTTGCTATCTTAGCTTTCTTCATCCCGCCGTGGACGGCGCTCTTCGTCGCCGTTGTGGCAGGGGTCGTCGAGGCCTTCTCACCGATCGACGACAACCTGATCATCCCGCTGGCGACATGCATCGTCCTCGCGCTCTGCTGCTTTACAGTTTGA
- a CDS encoding HAMP domain-containing protein, translated as MVEWAQKQFELGTQGFSLQIPIFYKLMASMLFVAVIPVALLGLVSAGDTGSVVASLGLQNSIFLLTLLTVGLVVMWSFFLARSITSPIEQLSRVATSVSRGNLDETEITVVSNDEIGELAAAFGKLVNAYRILDTLAKEDAE; from the coding sequence ATGGTTGAATGGGCACAGAAACAGTTTGAACTCGGAACTCAGGGTTTTTCGCTCCAGATCCCGATCTTCTACAAACTGATGGCCAGTATGCTCTTCGTTGCGGTTATTCCGGTTGCGCTTCTCGGACTGGTATCGGCAGGCGATACCGGGAGTGTGGTCGCATCGCTCGGTCTCCAGAACAGCATCTTCCTCTTAACCCTCCTCACGGTGGGGCTTGTGGTGATGTGGAGTTTCTTCCTTGCACGGAGCATTACAAGTCCGATCGAGCAGCTCTCCCGGGTTGCGACGAGCGTGAGCCGGGGGAACCTCGATGAGACCGAGATCACCGTCGTCAGCAACGACGAGATCGGCGAGCTCGCCGCAGCGTTCGGGAAACTCGTGAACGCGTACAGGATCCTCGATACGCTGGCTAAAGAAGACGCAGAGTGA
- a CDS encoding TIGR04255 family protein: protein MRRNVYANPPISEAVCEFRFPLDMPWDMTFPGILFENMKGTYPKRDQRWVREVVVMLGPEGLREELLVTERSMLSTEDGTCALQVGPRLFSVNCQKPHADWDELRPRIENAYSRFRDVIGVPGIRTLNLRYINTIEIPEEEIALGDYFSFYPTFPETLKGLPVGFISGAEFSFEEGRDNCRVELTDAVAEAPGTNAFLLNIDYYLTEEGEIAPDDVMMWIGQAHERVETIFEACITDRLRSLFGRRREEEAVAAR, encoded by the coding sequence ATGAGACGAAATGTGTATGCCAACCCGCCCATCTCCGAGGCGGTATGCGAATTCCGGTTTCCGCTGGATATGCCCTGGGATATGACATTCCCGGGAATTTTATTCGAAAACATGAAGGGTACGTATCCGAAGCGGGATCAGCGATGGGTTCGCGAGGTGGTCGTCATGCTCGGTCCCGAAGGGCTTCGGGAAGAACTCCTGGTCACCGAACGCTCCATGCTCTCGACCGAGGACGGCACCTGTGCCCTCCAGGTCGGACCCCGGCTCTTCTCCGTGAACTGCCAGAAGCCCCACGCGGACTGGGACGAACTCCGCCCGCGGATCGAGAATGCCTACTCCCGCTTCCGGGACGTCATCGGTGTCCCGGGGATCAGGACGCTGAATCTCCGGTACATCAACACCATCGAGATTCCAGAGGAGGAGATCGCTCTTGGCGACTACTTCTCATTCTACCCGACCTTCCCCGAGACGCTGAAGGGGCTCCCCGTCGGGTTCATCTCCGGTGCGGAGTTCTCGTTCGAGGAGGGACGGGACAACTGCCGGGTGGAGCTCACCGATGCAGTCGCCGAGGCGCCCGGGACGAATGCGTTTCTCTTAAACATAGACTACTACCTGACGGAAGAAGGAGAGATTGCGCCTGATGATGTGATGATGTGGATAGGCCAGGCGCACGAACGGGTGGAGACGATCTTTGAGGCCTGCATCACCGACAGGCTGCGCAGCCTCTTCGGGCGGCGGCGGGAAGAAGAGGCGGTCGCCGCACGATGA
- a CDS encoding methyltransferase domain-containing protein, protein MGDVVGKKQMAMLDINVGDVMTVYEGPVGQLWEMLMGEEIHVGGEEETRILAEMAGVGEQSRVLDVLAGQGGPARHLARRYGATVMGLDITPRMVAKAVERTRIAGLGDRVTFRLGNALDMPFRAGTFDIVWGQDSWCYVTDKERLLKECRRVAKPGGTIAFTDWIQTGTMSAEEWQTLNTFMVFPYMETLEGYTELLQRNGFTVTEREDLSEDFSKQMRRYHASLTGELEGEIVDLFGKEVYRDAERGLALWRKAADEGKVGRGRFIGRKT, encoded by the coding sequence ATGGGTGATGTCGTAGGCAAAAAGCAAATGGCGATGCTGGACATCAACGTCGGTGACGTGATGACCGTCTATGAAGGGCCGGTCGGTCAGCTCTGGGAGATGCTGATGGGAGAAGAGATCCATGTCGGCGGCGAGGAGGAGACCCGGATTCTTGCAGAGATGGCGGGAGTCGGTGAACAGAGCCGGGTTCTCGACGTCCTTGCGGGCCAGGGAGGGCCTGCCAGGCACCTTGCGCGACGATATGGTGCGACGGTGATGGGCCTTGACATCACGCCCCGGATGGTCGCCAAAGCAGTTGAGCGGACGAGGATCGCAGGGCTCGGCGATCGCGTCACCTTCAGGCTCGGAAACGCGCTTGATATGCCTTTTCGGGCAGGCACCTTCGATATCGTCTGGGGGCAGGACTCCTGGTGCTATGTAACCGATAAAGAACGTCTGCTGAAGGAATGCAGGCGGGTGGCAAAACCGGGGGGCACCATCGCCTTCACCGACTGGATACAGACCGGGACGATGAGCGCCGAGGAGTGGCAGACCCTCAATACCTTCATGGTATTCCCGTACATGGAGACACTCGAAGGATATACCGAACTCTTGCAACGGAACGGATTTACCGTGACGGAGCGGGAAGATCTCAGTGAAGACTTTTCGAAGCAGATGCGCCGCTACCATGCGAGTCTCACCGGCGAGCTCGAGGGCGAGATCGTCGACCTCTTTGGCAAAGAGGTCTACCGGGATGCGGAGCGTGGACTTGCGCTCTGGAGGAAAGCCGCCGATGAAGGGAAGGTAGGCCGCGGGCGTTTTATCGGGCGGAAAACCTGA
- a CDS encoding radical SAM/SPASM domain-containing protein, with product MRDEDEAVSCGCLHLDAEEVVRYFKEEMVYSVQIESNHSCPQGCRYCYASADGAPVHELPAEDISAVLYAAATMDVKAIDWLGGDPLCRPDWYELMVHAADLGFVNNIWTSGMPLADPAVARRAIEMTEGGFISVHLDSLNPGVYGQLHTGNAEEKIRAISRGVETVLALGKPASELVNCITFTHPLAGDDVKATMRHFCEDLGMKICLTQICAVGLAEVHPEWIPALEEIRDACRERDRICYPGSSWSLGTMDVNKFYCGGMVCVTVDGDVTPCSVIRKGYGNIRERSLRKIVDEHRDELLFSRMRQPGANPSPCTWCEQSAVCWGCRALAYYETGDICGADPKCWRAAL from the coding sequence GTGAGGGACGAAGATGAGGCTGTATCCTGCGGGTGTCTGCACCTCGATGCCGAAGAGGTGGTGCGCTATTTTAAAGAAGAGATGGTCTATTCCGTCCAGATAGAATCGAATCACTCATGCCCTCAGGGCTGCCGCTACTGCTATGCATCGGCGGACGGTGCACCCGTGCATGAGCTTCCCGCGGAGGATATCTCCGCCGTGCTCTACGCTGCGGCAACGATGGATGTAAAAGCAATCGACTGGCTCGGCGGAGACCCGCTGTGCCGGCCGGACTGGTATGAACTGATGGTTCACGCCGCGGATCTCGGTTTTGTCAATAACATCTGGACGAGCGGGATGCCGCTTGCGGACCCTGCCGTTGCACGCCGGGCAATCGAGATGACGGAAGGCGGGTTCATCTCCGTGCATCTCGACAGCCTGAATCCCGGGGTATACGGTCAGCTGCATACCGGGAACGCGGAAGAGAAGATCCGGGCGATATCCCGCGGTGTCGAGACCGTTCTCGCTCTCGGAAAACCCGCGAGCGAACTTGTCAACTGCATCACCTTCACCCACCCTCTGGCCGGCGACGACGTGAAAGCGACGATGCGACACTTCTGTGAAGACCTCGGAATGAAGATATGCCTGACACAGATCTGCGCTGTCGGTCTTGCAGAGGTTCACCCGGAGTGGATACCCGCCCTCGAAGAGATCCGCGACGCCTGCAGGGAGCGGGATAGGATCTGTTACCCGGGCTCGTCGTGGTCTCTCGGGACGATGGACGTGAACAAATTCTACTGCGGCGGAATGGTCTGTGTGACGGTGGACGGCGATGTCACACCCTGTTCGGTCATCAGAAAGGGGTATGGCAATATCAGGGAGCGGTCGCTACGGAAGATCGTGGACGAGCACCGGGACGAGTTGCTCTTCTCCCGGATGAGGCAGCCGGGTGCGAATCCTTCCCCCTGCACCTGGTGCGAGCAGAGTGCCGTCTGCTGGGGGTGCCGGGCACTGGCGTACTACGAGACGGGAGATATCTGCGGCGCCGACCCGAAATGCTGGCGTGCAGCGTTGTGA
- a CDS encoding DUF2795 domain-containing protein, producing the protein MAKSEIKANPAVIEKYLKGINYPAGRQDLINQAKKNDANRDVINTLKSLPDSAYRSPIDISKALAGHGVESTSASSGEKVGLAAADEETRERVARAGGEAPHETRGLQAADEETRERV; encoded by the coding sequence ATGGCAAAATCGGAGATAAAAGCAAACCCGGCAGTAATAGAAAAATATCTGAAGGGTATCAACTATCCGGCCGGCCGGCAGGACCTTATCAACCAGGCGAAGAAGAACGACGCCAACCGGGATGTCATCAACACTCTGAAGAGCCTGCCCGATTCGGCGTACCGCTCACCGATCGATATCAGCAAAGCGCTCGCGGGACATGGCGTCGAATCGACATCGGCGTCGTCGGGCGAAAAAGTCGGGCTCGCCGCCGCCGACGAGGAGACCCGCGAGCGTGTCGCCCGTGCCGGCGGCGAGGCACCGCACGAGACCCGGGGCCTGCAGGCTGCCGACGAGGAAACCCGCGAGCGTGTCG
- a CDS encoding glycosyltransferase family 4 protein: MRVNIFVEDFRFLKYIGCATAARTLYSHLSRLPDLEVARNSYKDRFDLTHYHTFGPWAMYHLKFTDGVKVLTAHSTPRLNDGNVAFSARINRVYPKIYRKFDHIITISEPCHRETDQMVPEVAKTLIPNGIDREYFTPDAKKRRVFREQYGIDPDRKVVLSVGQQTPRKGIYDFLKLAETHPEITWVWVGGFPYGTLSKDYTRIQVAKSRCHENVIFTGVVDDISAPYCGADVFFMPSHAETFGLVIVEALATGLPVIARDIYEFREIFGDSVLFFHETEDVHTMLGDDSLLKACRRQARASTEKYDINLIAGLHQQLYKDLVEP, translated from the coding sequence ATGAGAGTCAACATCTTCGTCGAAGACTTCCGTTTTCTCAAGTACATCGGGTGTGCGACGGCGGCACGGACGCTGTATAGTCATCTCTCCAGGCTTCCGGACCTCGAAGTGGCGCGAAACTCCTACAAAGATCGGTTCGATCTGACCCACTACCATACTTTCGGGCCGTGGGCGATGTACCACCTCAAGTTCACCGACGGGGTCAAAGTCCTCACCGCCCACTCGACGCCGCGGCTCAACGACGGAAACGTCGCTTTTTCCGCGCGGATCAACCGGGTATACCCGAAGATCTACCGGAAGTTCGATCACATCATCACGATCTCCGAGCCCTGCCACCGCGAGACCGACCAGATGGTGCCCGAGGTCGCAAAGACCCTTATTCCGAACGGCATCGACCGGGAGTACTTCACCCCGGACGCAAAGAAGCGCCGGGTCTTTCGGGAGCAGTACGGGATCGACCCCGACCGGAAGGTTGTGCTCTCGGTCGGGCAGCAGACCCCGCGAAAGGGGATCTACGATTTTCTCAAACTCGCCGAGACGCACCCGGAGATAACCTGGGTCTGGGTGGGCGGGTTTCCCTACGGCACGCTCTCAAAAGACTATACCCGGATCCAGGTGGCGAAGAGCCGGTGCCACGAGAACGTCATCTTCACGGGTGTCGTCGACGATATCTCGGCGCCGTACTGCGGTGCGGACGTCTTCTTCATGCCCTCGCATGCCGAAACCTTCGGCCTCGTCATCGTCGAGGCGCTCGCGACCGGCCTTCCCGTGATCGCACGGGACATCTACGAGTTCCGTGAGATCTTCGGCGATTCGGTGCTCTTCTTCCACGAGACCGAAGATGTGCATACGATGCTCGGAGACGACAGTCTGCTGAAGGCCTGCAGGCGTCAGGCACGGGCGTCGACGGAGAAATACGACATCAACCTTATTGCCGGACTGCATCAACAGTTGTACAAAGACCTGGTGGAGCCATGA
- a CDS encoding TIGR04283 family arsenosugar biosynthesis glycosyltransferase has product MISIITPVLNEEGTLPGYLSHIDGLAGDFEVIVVDGGSSDGTLRDATAAASTLRHRFSLLSSPKGRGVQMNAGAEQAAGSILLFLHADCRIPHDSLQVIEQACAEAAVIGGGFSHSFDSTDPFLRLTSFAGNILARRRGIFFGDFGIFIEREAFFRIGGYEPLLYLEDFAFSRAARRYGRLVRIDRTIRASPRRYAAVGKYRLSALYLLVLLLNAVGIRPESLVRYIVEK; this is encoded by the coding sequence ATGATATCGATAATCACGCCGGTACTGAACGAAGAGGGAACCCTTCCGGGGTATCTCTCCCACATCGACGGTCTTGCCGGGGATTTTGAGGTGATCGTTGTCGACGGTGGGAGCTCCGATGGGACGCTCCGGGATGCTACGGCTGCCGCATCGACACTTCGCCACCGGTTTTCGCTGCTCTCCTCGCCGAAGGGGAGAGGTGTCCAGATGAACGCCGGAGCAGAGCAGGCCGCAGGTTCGATCCTCCTCTTCCTGCACGCGGACTGCCGGATTCCACACGACTCACTGCAGGTTATCGAGCAGGCTTGTGCGGAGGCTGCCGTGATCGGCGGGGGGTTCTCACACTCCTTCGACTCAACCGACCCCTTTCTCCGTCTGACAAGCTTCGCCGGAAACATCCTCGCCCGGAGGAGAGGGATATTTTTCGGTGACTTCGGGATCTTCATCGAAAGGGAAGCCTTCTTCCGGATCGGCGGATATGAACCGCTCCTCTATCTTGAGGACTTCGCATTCTCCCGGGCGGCACGGCGGTATGGGCGACTCGTCCGGATTGACCGGACGATACGCGCCTCACCCCGGCGGTATGCCGCGGTCGGGAAGTACCGGCTCAGCGCTCTCTATCTTCTGGTGCTGCTCCTGAACGCCGTCGGAATCAGGCCTGAAAGCCTCGTCCGGTATATCGTTGAAAAGTAA
- a CDS encoding protoporphyrinogen/coproporphyrinogen oxidase, producing MKSAILGGGLTGITLARLLQENGEDVVVLEREPRIGGLCRSVTSAGFTFDIGGSHIIFSRDTEVLAFMREVLGENKDQRARNTKILYKGRYVKYPFENGLAALPKDDLFFCINEFVRTLIAVEKGEVPPPANFAEWIGATFGRGIAECYMLPYNEKIWNYPAERMSHHWVDGRIPRPPVEDIIKSAIGIETEGYTHQAVFTYPVTGGIEALVDAIAAPVMPSVITGFSVTAIRKKDGSFVISDGEREVEADRIISTIPLQALLPTLDDVPEEVVKACDALRYNSLCSVFIGLAGSVPDLSWVYVPEESVGLFNRISFPSNYSTAVAPEGHGSILAEITYNDGDAISLMTDAEVIDHTVSSLCRAGIIRDAGDVVYTGVERQKFAYVVYDLDYRKNITLVREYCRARDIALVGRFSEFEYLNMDGCIRSAITFARADR from the coding sequence GTGAAATCGGCGATACTCGGCGGCGGGCTGACGGGAATCACCCTTGCCCGGCTCTTGCAGGAGAATGGAGAAGATGTCGTTGTTCTGGAGCGCGAACCACGAATCGGCGGCCTCTGCCGATCGGTCACCAGTGCCGGTTTCACCTTTGATATCGGAGGCTCGCATATCATTTTTTCGCGGGATACCGAAGTACTCGCATTCATGCGTGAGGTGCTCGGTGAGAATAAAGACCAGCGGGCACGCAATACGAAGATCCTCTATAAAGGTCGATACGTAAAATACCCCTTCGAAAACGGCCTTGCCGCCCTCCCGAAAGACGACCTCTTCTTCTGCATCAACGAGTTCGTCAGGACACTCATCGCCGTCGAGAAAGGAGAGGTGCCGCCGCCGGCGAACTTTGCCGAGTGGATAGGCGCGACCTTCGGGCGGGGAATAGCCGAGTGCTACATGCTCCCGTACAACGAGAAGATCTGGAACTACCCCGCGGAACGGATGTCGCACCACTGGGTCGACGGCCGCATTCCCCGCCCGCCCGTCGAGGATATCATCAAGTCCGCGATCGGCATCGAGACGGAGGGCTACACCCACCAGGCCGTCTTCACCTACCCGGTGACGGGAGGGATCGAGGCTCTGGTCGACGCGATTGCCGCCCCGGTCATGCCTTCGGTCATAACCGGATTCTCCGTCACCGCGATCCGCAAGAAAGACGGATCGTTCGTCATCAGCGACGGCGAGCGGGAGGTAGAGGCCGACCGGATCATCTCGACGATCCCGCTCCAGGCGCTCCTCCCCACCCTCGATGATGTTCCGGAGGAGGTCGTCAAGGCCTGCGACGCCCTCCGCTACAACTCCCTCTGCTCGGTCTTCATTGGCCTCGCGGGCTCTGTTCCCGACCTCTCCTGGGTCTATGTCCCTGAAGAGAGTGTCGGGCTTTTCAACCGGATCTCCTTCCCCTCGAACTACAGCACCGCTGTCGCTCCGGAAGGGCACGGCTCTATCCTCGCCGAGATAACCTACAACGACGGCGATGCGATCTCCCTGATGACCGATGCGGAGGTTATCGATCACACCGTCTCCTCGCTCTGCAGGGCAGGTATCATCCGCGATGCCGGGGACGTCGTCTACACCGGCGTCGAACGGCAGAAGTTCGCCTATGTCGTCTACGATCTCGACTACCGAAAGAACATTACGCTTGTACGGGAATACTGCCGTGCCCGGGATATCGCCCTTGTCGGGCGTTTCTCGGAGTTCGAGTATCTGAACATGGACGGCTGCATCAGGAGCGCAATCACCTTTGCGAGGGCCGATCGATGA